The sequence ATTTCATATATAACCTTCTTATTGTATATAAGCAACTGACTGTCAATGAGTTAATTTATCAAAGTGCCCCTATGACTTTTGGTCATGTTCGAAACAGCGGTTCATCCATAGGAATATTAAGATCTTGATCGTTGATTGTATTATAGAGCCAGTACTTCTCATTACCCTTCGGATATAATTCAAGTATCCTTGATACTAGGAGCCGAGGGTGCCAAAAAGATAGGACATTTTCAAAGAAATTATTGAGGGAAGCCGAATTCCCTGCTGCTTTACTTTGTGACGATGTTCTTACGGATCCGTCACCATCTTAGTTCTATCAATTTATGCATCAAATTTCAAAGTCACAGGCCCGAAGATTGGCGGTTTCCGCTTCTTTGGGAACCGGTCAGAGTGAGAGAGGCAGGTCTGCCACTCTTAATGCTGTAAAGCATTTGGGCTATTTGCAGATTGATACGATTTCTGTCATTGAAAGAGCCCACCACCATATTCTCTCGTCCCGGCAAAAGGATTATAAACCAGCGTATTTAAATGACCTTTTTGCAAAGGACAAAAAGGTATTCGAGCATTGGGCACATGCCGTGGCTTACATGCCAATAGAGGACTATCGGTTTTTTCTTCCCAAGATGGATGCGTTCAAACGACCACCAAGCGGGAAGTGGCAAAAGGAAAGGTACGCTTCCGCCAAACCGTTGTTTAATCAAATCCTCAAACGTATATTAAAAGAGGGTCCGTTGGCATCGAAAGATTTTGAGCATGTTAAAAACAAAGATCCCGGAGTATGGTCGAGTGGGAAACCTGCGAAGGCAGCACTCGATTATCTTTATTTGAGAGGTGATCTCATGGTGACGGCCCGGCGGAATTTCCAACGGATTTATGACCTGAAGGAACGAGTGCTCCCTGCGGGATTGGATATCAGGAAACCTGACGATGAAGCATGTGCGGCTTATCAAATCAAACGTGCTCTAACCGCATCAGGAATTGCCCGGGAAACTGAAATCAGCCGATACATTCAAGCCTGCGATCGTAAGGTCTTAAAAACCGTTTTGCAGGATCAGGTGGAACGTGGAGAGCTGATCGAAGTCACTGTTAAAGGAATTGAAGGAGAAGTCTATTATGCGTTCGCTGAAACTCTGGAGTCTTTGAAAAAACGAAGATCTTCGAGTCGGGTCATTCGAATCCTGTCGCCATTTGACAATCTTGCCATTCAACGGGACCGCATGAGTCTGTTGTTTGACTTTGATTATACAATTGAGTGTTATGTCCCGGGGCCGAAACGTATATACGGTTACTTTGTTTGTCCGATTCTTTGGGGAGATGAGCTGGTGGCACGGATTGATATGAAGGCTGACCGGAAAACGAAAACGTTGATTGTGAAAAACCTTCATTACGAAAACGGGTTGAAGGATAAAAAACGATTCGATGCCACCTTGACCGAAGCCCTGAATGTTTTTGCTGAATTTAATGGCTGCGAACCGAGCAATACCGATAATGGATTTATCAACAATGAATAGAACTTCTCTTATTCAGGTCATTTTCATTTTTGGGATATGCATCCATGGATTGACGATTTCCATGGCGCAGGAGCTTTTCGAAATTCGGGGTAGAGCCGTTGATTCTGATAGTGGTGAGATTCTTCCGGTTCGCTTATATATGGAATCGGAGGCTGGTGATTTTTTTCACGCGGACAGTAGCTCCCCGGATGGGAAGGCGATTCCTTATTCAAAGATCCGTAATAGCGGAAGTGTTGAAGTTCACACCACTTTATCCGCTCACCCGTTTGTGGCAAAACTTCCGGTTGGTGAATACACCGTATCTGCGGAACGAGGGAAAGAGTATCTGACAGCATCCAAGCAAATAGTAGTTTCAGGAGATGAGGAACCTGAAGAAATAACTCTTTCTCTCAAGCGCTGGATCAATATGGCTGAACGAGGTTGGTATAGCGGTGAAACCCATGTTCATCGAACGGTTGAGGAATTGCCCACTCTCATGTTGGCGGAGGATTTGAATGTGGCATTTCCTCTCACGGCCTGGGTAACCGATACTCAGGCTACTCCAAATCTGAATAGCAAGAATCCCGATCCGGTGCCACCGGCGAAGTTAATTGAGGTCGATAGTACTCACGTCATATGGCCAGTGAATACGGAGTATGAGATTTTCACGGTCAATGGGAACCGACATGTTTTAGGCGCCGTATTTATTTTGAATCACAAAGAAGCTTTGGAGTTGGCGGCTCCACCCGTTGGCCCCATTGCGGATGAGGCTCGAAGGCAGGGAGGAATTCTTGAGCTGGATAAACATAATTGGCCGTGGTCTATGATGCTGGTGCCAGTGATGGATGTTGGGTTATACGAATTGACCAACAACCACATCTGGCGAACCCAGTTTCAGTTTAAAACCTGGTATTCCGAGAATGTCGGGGAATATATGAAAATTGAAATGGAGGATGGTGGGTTCACCGAACGCGGCTGGATCGATTTCGGGTTTAAAAATTACTACGCTTTATTGAATTGTGGATTCGATTTGAAACCGACTGCTGGAACGGCGTCTGGAGTACATCCCGTTCCTCTAGGGTTCGGGCGAGTCTATGTGAAAGTTGACGGTGTCTTCAGCTATAAAAAGTGGTTGGATGGTTTGCTGGGCGGAAGAAGTTTTGTTACGACAGGGCCGATGCTGGAAGTGGAATACAAGCGCGAGGGGGATATAATCATCGCATCCGTTAACTATGAATTTGATCATACCCCTGACGGATCTCCAATAGAACTAATTGTTAATGGTCGTCCAAGAGTCTCCACAACTCCCCAAGGACATATTGAGCACAGTCGGAAGTTTGAGTTTCAAATGAATTTCGAACTGGAGCAATCATCCTGGATGGCCGTGCGCGTAATTGAAACGAAGCGTTCAAGGTTTGCTCATTCAGCTCCCGTATTTTTCGATGTGCCAGGTAAGCCGTTAAAGCCCAGGCCTGAAGAAGTCGCCTACCTAATCAAACGGGTTGAGGACGAAATACTCCGCCATCAAGGAGTGCTCGGAGAGCGTGCCCTCTCTGAATACCACCAAGCACTCGAGTATTATCGTGGATTGCTTGACTAATCTCGCCACCTACGGTGAGCCCACAGGTATTGGGTGGGGTCTTTTCGAATGGTTGTCTCGAGGTGTTGGTTCAGCTGTTCGAGAATCGATCGAACCTCCTCGTCCTTATTTCCGCTCAGGGTTTTCTGAATCAGGTGAGAGGTCGTAACTTCAAATTGCATGGGGCCTGTGCGGATACACTCCACGTAACAAATAGGCGTGCGTGTTACCAGGTGTAGCATTGGAATCGTTTTATAAGTCGCCGCGGGATGCCCAAAGAAATCGATCATCATACCGTAACTGCCGGCGTGTTGATCAAACAGAAGAGCGAGGATCTGTTTTTCATTCAGAACCTCCATCAGGCGCCCCGAGTTACTGTCGTATTTTGGAATAGGTCGAAATCGGGCGCGAGCCTTGCGACTTTGGACAAGTTTCTCGATCCACGGATTATTCATGTTTCGGGCGATACCCGCTATCGGTTTGTAACGTGAAAGGAGGTGACCCGCAATTTCCCAATTTCCAAAATGACCTGCGGCCATAAGTAAACCCTGGTTGGGGTCTTTGAGAACCTCCAAAACATCGGGCTTGATATCGAGCTTTACATGGTCTCGCCATTTTTCGCCTTCAAGAAATTTGTCAGACCTAAGTGATTCG comes from Verrucomicrobiota bacterium and encodes:
- a CDS encoding winged helix DNA-binding domain-containing protein, with protein sequence MHQISKSQARRLAVSASLGTGQSERGRSATLNAVKHLGYLQIDTISVIERAHHHILSSRQKDYKPAYLNDLFAKDKKVFEHWAHAVAYMPIEDYRFFLPKMDAFKRPPSGKWQKERYASAKPLFNQILKRILKEGPLASKDFEHVKNKDPGVWSSGKPAKAALDYLYLRGDLMVTARRNFQRIYDLKERVLPAGLDIRKPDDEACAAYQIKRALTASGIARETEISRYIQACDRKVLKTVLQDQVERGELIEVTVKGIEGEVYYAFAETLESLKKRRSSSRVIRILSPFDNLAIQRDRMSLLFDFDYTIECYVPGPKRIYGYFVCPILWGDELVARIDMKADRKTKTLIVKNLHYENGLKDKKRFDATLTEALNVFAEFNGCEPSNTDNGFINNE
- a CDS encoding CehA/McbA family metallohydrolase, translated to MNRTSLIQVIFIFGICIHGLTISMAQELFEIRGRAVDSDSGEILPVRLYMESEAGDFFHADSSSPDGKAIPYSKIRNSGSVEVHTTLSAHPFVAKLPVGEYTVSAERGKEYLTASKQIVVSGDEEPEEITLSLKRWINMAERGWYSGETHVHRTVEELPTLMLAEDLNVAFPLTAWVTDTQATPNLNSKNPDPVPPAKLIEVDSTHVIWPVNTEYEIFTVNGNRHVLGAVFILNHKEALELAAPPVGPIADEARRQGGILELDKHNWPWSMMLVPVMDVGLYELTNNHIWRTQFQFKTWYSENVGEYMKIEMEDGGFTERGWIDFGFKNYYALLNCGFDLKPTAGTASGVHPVPLGFGRVYVKVDGVFSYKKWLDGLLGGRSFVTTGPMLEVEYKREGDIIIASVNYEFDHTPDGSPIELIVNGRPRVSTTPQGHIEHSRKFEFQMNFELEQSSWMAVRVIETKRSRFAHSAPVFFDVPGKPLKPRPEEVAYLIKRVEDEILRHQGVLGERALSEYHQALEYYRGLLD
- a CDS encoding lysophospholipid acyltransferase family protein; amino-acid sequence: MKALLHIIEFALARVLLFFFDHLPYRLNCLISKGAANLWWWVDFRRRRVARDNILRSGVETDPKRARAIAKRSIQVFSMLVFESLRSDKFLEGEKWRDHVKLDIKPDVLEVLKDPNQGLLMAAGHFGNWEIAGHLLSRYKPIAGIARNMNNPWIEKLVQSRKARARFRPIPKYDSNSGRLMEVLNEKQILALLFDQHAGSYGMMIDFFGHPAATYKTIPMLHLVTRTPICYVECIRTGPMQFEVTTSHLIQKTLSGNKDEEVRSILEQLNQHLETTIRKDPTQYLWAHRRWRD